In Primulina huaijiensis isolate GDHJ02 chromosome 16, ASM1229523v2, whole genome shotgun sequence, a single genomic region encodes these proteins:
- the LOC140962012 gene encoding monothiol glutaredoxin-S10-like has product MDYILQLASQNAVVIFSKSSCCMCHSIKRLFYEQGVSPMVYELDELVNGKEMERALVRLGCNPSVPAVFIGGKFVGLANNVLTLQVDGSLKKMLKDAGALWL; this is encoded by the coding sequence ATGGATTACATACTCCAACTCGCTTCACAAAACGCAGTGGTGATCTTTAGCAAGAGCTCGTGTTGCATGTGTCACTCGATCAAGAGGCTTTTCTACGAGCAAGGCGTCAGTCCGATGGTGTACGAGCTAGACGAGCTTGTAAATGGGAAGGAAATGGAACGTGCTTTAGTAAGGCTCGGTTGCAACCCATCGGTTCCGGCCGTGTTCATCGGGGGCAAATTTGTTGGGCTGGCGAACAATGTACTAACTCTACAAGTTGATGGATCACTGAAGAAAATGCTCAAAGATGCTGGAGCTCTTTGGCTTTGA